GGGCAGCTGTCTCCCGGCGATGGCGGGCCATCACGTACTGGACGTGGCGGACCGGCTGACGGAGGCGGTACGAGGAGCAGCCCCCGCGCCCGAGACCCCCTGGCCACCCCCGGACCCGACGGCGTTCACGCTGGCGGCGGACGAAGCGCCGGGGGCGATCCGATGAGCGCACACCTTTCAGCCTGTCCGGCGTTTGAGGACGAGGCCCCTTCAGGGCCGATGGGGGTCCAGGGGGCGGAGCCCCCTGGAGGCGGGGTCGAAGGGGCGGCAGCCCCTGGAGGACGGGAACGGGTAGGGGCGGCGGGGGCGAATGCATCCGTCAACGACCCAACCACGGGCCCCCGGCGTATCGAAGGCCTCCTCCTCGGGCTCGCCGCGGGCGACGCCGCAGGCTGGCCCGCCGCCAGGCACCGCGCCGCCCGCATGCCCGACTGGACCCGCCGCCTGACCCGCGAACTCGACACCTTCGCCGAACAGAACGCGACGACGACCCTCCCCGTCCCCATCGCCCTGAACCAACCCCCCGAGCCCCTCCGCCTGGGCCCCTCGGACGACGCGGAATGGGCGGCCTTCGCCGCGGAGGCCCTCCTGCGCGCCGGCGACGACACCGCCCTGGGCGACCTCAGCCGAGAACGCCGCGCGAGAGCCGCGATCGACCTCACCTGGAACGCCCTCGCCAGCGAGGTCGCCGCCGCGGCGAACCGCGCCCCCGAGATCGAGTCCGCCGTCCTCCCGATGCGCGCCCGCATCTCGGTGAGAGCGGGCCTCGGCAACCTCGCCACCGGCCTGCGCCCACCCGCCACCGGCCACGACAACCCCCACTACTTCGACGACGCGGCCTGCATCCGCGCCTGCGTCCTCGCCGCGGCCCACCCCGGCGACCCCCGACTCGCCGCGGACCTGGCCGAGTTCGACGCCCGCTACACCCAGGACGGCGACGGCGTGCACGGTGCGAGAGCCATGGCCGCGGCCCTCTCCCTCGCCCTCACCGGCGCCGACATCCACACCTGCACCGCCGCCGCCCTCACCGAACTCCCCGAGGGAACCGAGATCGGCCGCAACGCCCGCCACGCCCTCAAGCTGGCCCATGACGCCGAGAGCGCCTTCGCCCTGATCCCCCTTCTGGAACACCAGATCGTCGACCACGTCTACAGCTACGGCATCGCCGCGGCCGAAACGGTCCCGGTCGCCCTGGCCCTGGCCACCGCGGCGGACGGCCGGATCACGGAGGCCGTACCGGCGGCGGCCTGTCTCTCCCGGGTCGCCGACTCGGCCCCCGCCCTGACCGGCGCCCTCACCGGCGCGCTGGGCGGCGGAGAGGCGATCCCCGCCACCTGGCGGGACGCCTGCCGCACCCTCTCCGGCTGCGCCCTGCCCCGGCTCACCGGCACCGACCTCGTGGAACTCGCCGAACTCCTGGAAGCCACGCAACCGGCCACACCGGGAGGATGATTCGGGCATGACGCCCAAACAATCAGAAACGAGCCTTGAGGACCGCATCACCGGCGCCCTCGTGGGCGCGGCCGTCGGCGACGCCCTGGGCGGCCCGGTGGAGGGCTACTCCCCCGACCAGATCCTCGAACGGCACGCCGGCCGCGTCCACGGCATCGTCGGTCCCTGGAACGGCGACGCCTGGCGCACCGCCCGCCCGATCGCCCCCTACCACAAGGGCGACGGGCACGTCACCGACGACACCTTGATGACGCACGCCCTGGTCAGGGTCTACGCCAAGGTGCGCGACCACCTGGACGCGTACGCGATCGCGGACCACCTGGTCCCGGACCTGATGACGACGCCGCGCTGGATCCCGGAGCTCGAACAGGAGGCCCTCCTCCTCCACCGCGTCTTCCTGGCGGAGAAGTGGCTGGTGACCCGCCTCCACTACGGCCATGTCGACCCCCGCGAGGCGGGCGTGGGCAACATCGTGAACTGCGGCGCCGCGATGTACATGGCCCCGGTCGGCCTGGTCAACGCGGCCGACCCCCGGGCCGCCTACGCCGAGGCCCTGGACATCGCGGGCGCCCACCAGTCGTCGTACGGCCGTGAGGCGGCGGGCGTCTTCGCGGCGGCCGTGGCGGCGGCCTGCGCCCCGGACGCGACCCCGGAGTCGGTCGTGACCGCCTGTCTGTCCCTGGCGAAGGACGGCACCCGGACGGCGATCCTGAAGGTCTGCGAGGCGGCCCAGGACCACACGGACGTCGAGTCGGCCCTGAAGCCGCTCAGGGAGGCGGTCGCGCCGTACGACACGGTGGGCCCCGACTACCGCGCCCCCTCCCTCGGCGCCCGCCGCCCCTCCCGCCTCCACGCGATCGAGGAACTCCCCGTCGCGCTCGGCATGGTGCTGGTGGCCGGCGGCGACTACCGGCGCGCGGTCCTGGGCGCGGTGAACTACGGCCGCGACTGCGACTCGACCGCGACGATGGCGGGCGCGATCGCGGGCGCCCTCGGCTCACCGCCCCCGGACGACTGGGCCAAGCAGGTCGCGGAGGCCAGCCGCCTGGACCTCTGGGACCCGGCGACCACGCTCACCGAGGTGACCCGGGAGATCTTCGAACGGGACGTACGCCGCCGTCGCGCCCACGAGTCCGCCTTCACGGCGATCGAAGGCCCGAGATGCTCCGACTGACCTGGGTCCAGCCCGAGGACCTCCTGGGCCACGAACTCCGCCAGGCGGCACTGGACGGCCGCGAGGCCTCGGTGATCGCGGCGCGATGGAGGGCGGCGGGCGGCGAGCAGGCCCCGCTGCGGGCGGGCGCCTCCCCCGAGCCGCCGTCCCGGTATCTCCGGCAACTGGCCAAGGACCTGCTGGACGAACTCGCGGATCTGCCGAGCAGGCTGGAGGAGCACGAACCGACGGACCTGGCGAAGATCAGACGGCTGTGCCCCGACTGGCCGTCCGGCACCGACGCCGTGCCCCTCGTTCCCTGCTCCCGCTACGAAGCCGCCTGGCTGGGACGGGCCATCGGGTGCCTTTTGGGCAAACCCGTCGAGAAGCTCCCCCTGGAAGCCGTCCGCGACCTGGCCAGGTCCACCGGCAACTGGCCCCTGAACAGCTACTTCACCGCCCGAGGAGTCCCCTCCGACCTCCTGCGGGCCCACCCCTGGAACCGCCGCTCGGCCCTCACCTCGCTCGCCGAGAACATCGACGGCATGCCCGAGGACGACGACCTCAACTACCCCCTCCTCAACCTCCTCCTGCTCCAGCGCCACGGCAGGGACTTCACCCCCACCGACGTGGCCGGCCTCTGGCTGGACGAACTCCCCGCCGGCCGCACCTTCACCGCCGAACGCATCGCCTACCGCAACCTCCTCCTCGGCCTGAACCCCCCGCACACGGCCCGCCACCGCAACCCGTTCCGCGAATGGATCGGCGCCCTGATCCGAGCCGACGTACACGGCTGGACCAACCCCGGCGACCCGGCGGCCGCGGCGGCACAGGCCCACCGGGACGCCACCCTCACCCACACCGCCAACGGCGTCTACGCGGCGATGTTCACGGCGGCCACGATCGCCACCGCGACCACCGGCGGCCACGACATCCACTCCTGCCTGCGCAGCGGCCTGACCGTGATCCCCCCGGCCTCCCGCCTGTCCCGGGCCGTCCACCACGCGATCGGGCTGGCCCGGCAGACCGACGACTTCGACGAGGTCGTGGACGAACTCCACGCCACCTACGCCGACACCCACCACTGGGTCCACGCCATCCCCAACACCGCCCTCATCGCCGCCGCCCTCACCCACGCCGACGGCGACTTCACCGGCTCCATCTGCCGGGCGGTGAGCGGCGGTTGGGACACCGACTCCAACGGCGCCACCGCGGGCAGCATCGCCGGGCTCCTCACCGGCGCCCCCGACCGGCTCCCCGACCGCTGGACCACCCCGCTCAAGAACCGCCTCGCCACCTCGGTCGCCGACTTCGACGGCACCGGCTTCGACGCCCTCGCCCACCTCACCCGCCTGGAGGCTTCCCGCCCATGACGCACATCGCCGTACTCGGCAGCACGAACATGGACCTCGTCGCCTACGTCGCGAAGGCCCCGCAGCGCGGAGAGACCGTGACGGGACGGGAGTTCCGCACGATCCCCGGCGGCAAGGGCGCCAACCAGGCGATCGCCGCGGCCCGCGCGGGCGCCACCGTCTCGATGATCGGCGCCGTCGGCAACGACGCCTACGGCACCCAGCTGCGCTCCACCCTCGAACACTCCGGCGTCGACACCGACCACCTCCGCACCGTCGAGGGCCCGTCCGGCACCGCCCACATCGTCGTCGACGACGAGGGCGGCAACGCGATCGTCGTGATCCCCGCCGCGAACGGCACGGTCGACCACCTCGCCCCCGGCGACGACGGCCTCATCGCCAGCGCCGACGCCCTGCTCCTCCAACTGGAGATCCCGCTGGCCGCGGCCATCGCGGGCGCCGAGGCGGCCCGCGCCCACCGCGTCCGCACCATCCTCACCCCGGCTCCCGCCCAGCCCCTGCCCATCGAACTCCTCGCCGCCACCGACCTGTTGATCCCCAACGAGCACGAGGCGTCCACCCTCACCGGCCGCACCGACCCGCACGCCGCGGCCATCGCCCTCCTCGACGAGGTACCGGAGGTGGTCGTCACCCTGGGCTCCGCGGGCAGCCTCTACGTCTCCCGCTACGCCGAGCCCTTCAGCGTCCCCGCTCCCCAGGTCGCCGCCGTGGACTCGACCGGCGCGGGCGACACCTTCGCCGGCGCCCTCGCGGTGGCGCTCGGCGAGGGCCGGCCCATGCGCGAGGCCCTGAAGTGGGCGGCCGCGGCGGCGGCCATCTCGGTCCAGCGGGCGGGTGCCTCGGTGTCGATGCCGTACCGCCCCGAGATCGACAAGCAGTGCACGGCATGAAGGTCCCGCGGGGCAGCGCCCCCCTCACCGGCCTCCGCGTCCTCGACCTCGCCACCCTCTTCGCCGGCCCCGGTGCCGCCACGATGCTCGGCGACTTCGGCGCGGAGGTCATCAAGGTCGAGCACCCGTCCAAGCCCGACCCCTCGCGTGGCCACGGCCCGTCGAAGGACGGCATCGGCCTGTGGTGGAAAGTCCTCGGCCGCAACAAGCGCACGATCACCCTGGACCTCTCCAGGCCGGGCGGCCGGGCGACCCTCCTGCGCCTCGCCGCGACCGCGGACGTCGTCATCGAGAACTTCCGCCCCGGCACCCTGGAGAAGTGGGACCTGGGCTGGGACGAACTCTCCGCGGCCAACCCCCGTCTGATCCTCACCCGCGTGACCGCCTTCGGCCAGTTCGGCCCCTACGCCCACCGCCCCGGCTTCGGCACCCTCGCCGAGGCGATGAGCGGCTTCGCCGCGATCACCGGCGAACCGGACGCGCCCCCGACACTCCCGCCCTTCGGCCTCGCCGACTCCATCGCGGGCCTCGCGACGGCGTACGCGGTGATGACGGCGCTCGCCGCCCGCGAGCGCACGGGCGAGGGCCAGGTCGTGGACATGGCGATCATCGAGCCGATCCTGATGGCCCTGGGCCCGCAGCCGACCTGGTACGACCAGCTGGACTACGTCCAGGAACGCTCCGGCAACCGCTCCGCCAACAACGCCCCGCGCAACACCTACCGCACCGCGGACGGCAGTTGGGTCGCCGTCTCCACCTCGGCCCAGTCGGTCGCGGAACGCGTGCTGCGTCTGGTGGGCCGCGAGGACCTGACCGCCGAGCCGTGGTTCGCCACGGGCGCCGACCGGGCCCGCCACGCCGATGTCCTCGACGAGGCGGTCGGCGGCTGGATCGCCGAGCGCACCCGCACGGAGGTCCTGGCCGCCTTCGAGAAGGCGGAGGCGGCCGTGGCCCCGATCCAGGACATCCGGGACGTGATGACGGACCCCCAGTACGAGGCCCTGGACACCATCACCACCGTCGCCGACCCCGAGCTGGGCCCCCTCCGGATGCAGAACGTCCTCTTCCGACTCTCCGACACCCCCGGCGCGATCCGCTGGACGGGCCGCCCGCACGGCGCGGACACCCAGGAGGTCCTGGCGGAACTGGGCCTGTCGGAGGGCGAGTTGGCGAGGCTGCGGGAGGAGGGCGCGGTATGACACCGCTCACCTGGCTGTACGTACCGGGCGACCGTCCCCCCGTGGTGGCGAAGGCCCTCGCAGCCGGCGCCGACGTCGTGGTGATCGACCTCGAGGACGCGGTGGCCCCCGAGCGCAAGGCCTACGCCCGTGACGCCACCGCGGAACTCCTCGCCGAGCCGCAGCCGCTGCCCGTCCACGTCCGGGTCAACGCCCTGGACGGTCCCCTCGCGGCCGCCGACCTGAAAGCCCTGGCCGCCCTCCCCGGCCTGGCCGGCCTGCGTCTGCCCAAGGTGACCTCCCCGCAGCAGATCACCCGCATCGCCGCACAGACGGTCCCCGCCGCGGGCGCCCTCGCCCTGTACGCCCTCCTCGAAACAGCGCTCGGCGTGGAGCGCGCCTACGAGATCGCCGCCGCCCACCCGTCCCTGCGCGGCATCGCCCTGGGCGAGACGGACCTACGGGCCGACCTGGGCGTACGGGAGGACCCGGGCCTCGACTGGTGCCGCTCCCGGGTGATCGTGGCGGCCAGAGCGGCGTCCCTGCCTCCCCCACCCCAGTCGGTCCACCCCGACATCCGCGACCTGGAGGGCCTGGCAGCCTCCTGCGCCCACGGCCGCACCCTGGGCTTCCTGGGCCGGGCCGCCATCCACCCCCGCCAGCTCCCGGTGATCGAACGGGCCTACCTCCCCACGGCATGGGAGATCGAACAGGCGGAAACGATCATGAAGGCGGCCGCGGTGGAACGGGGCGCCCAGGCATTGCCCGACGGCCGGTTCATCGACGCGGCGGTGGTGGCGACGGCACAACGCACCCTGTCCCTGGCCCACCGGATCTGATCCCGTACGACGAGGAGGGGCGCCCCAGGATCCTGGGGCGCCCCTCCTCGTCGTACGACGGATTCTCAGGTCTTCTTCGCGGACTCCGCCTCGTCCTTGACGTCATCCTCGGCGTCGTCGTTCGCCTCTTCCGCGGCCTCGGCGGAGTCGGCGTCCTCGGTCTTGTCCTCAGCCGCGGTCTCCGCGCCGGGACCGTCCGAACCGTCGGCCTCGGGTTCCACGACCTCTTCCCGGCCCGGCCGCTTCTTCGCCGACACCACGATGTAGACCACCGCGAGCAGGAACACGACCAGCGCGGTCCAGTTGTTCAGGCGCAGACCCAGGATGTGGTGGGCGTCGTCGACGCGGAGGTACTCGATCCAGAACCGGCCCACACAGTACGAGGCGACGTACAGCGCGAACGCCCGCCCGTGTCCGAGCTTGAAGCGGCGGTCGGCCCAGATCACCAGGACGGCGACGCCGATGCACCACAGGGACTCGTACAAGAAGGTCGGGTGGTAGTAGCCCGGCACCCGGCCGTCCGTCGAGGACGTGATGTGCAGGGCCCACGGAAGGTCCGTCTCCCGCCCGTACAGCTCCTGGTTGAACCAGTTGCCCCAGCGGCCGATCGCCTGGGCGAGGGCGATACCGGGGGCGATGGCGTCGGCGTAGGCCGGCAGCGGGATGCCCCGGCGGCGGCAGCCGATCCAGGCGCCCAGGGCACCGAGCGCGATCGCGCCCCAGATGCCGAGACCGCCCTCCCAGATCTTGAAGGAGTCCACCCAGTCGCGGCCCTCGCTGAAGTACAGCTCGTAGTCCGTGATCACGTGGTAGAGCCGGCCGCCGAGCAGACCGAACGGCACGGCCCAGACGGAGATGTCGGCCACCGTGCCGACCCGTCCGCCCCGGGCGATCCAGCGCTTGTTGCCGAGCCAGACTGCGACGAAGACACCGATGATGATGCAGAACGCGTAGCCGCGCAGCGGAATGGGGCCGAGCTCGTAAACCCCGTGCGACGGGCTGGGAATGTAGGCAAGTTCCATGGCAGGTCCGACGCTACCGTGCCGGGCGCCGCCCACGGCGGGCAGCCCGGCTACGGGTCCATAACGGGAGGGCCGGAAGACCCCTACCCCTTGTTCGCCTCCAGCACCTGCTTCTTCAGCTTCGCCGGGGTCATGGTCTGGTCCTGATAGATGTTCTTGCCGTCGAGGAGGACGGTCGGGGTGCCGGAGAACCCGCCGTTGCTGAAGGCCGCCGCGGACTTGGTGACCCAGGTGTCGTGGGTACCGTCCTCGACACAGGTGCGGAACGTGGTCGTGTCCAGGCCGTCGACCTTCTTCGCCAGCTCGATGAGCTTGCTGTCCTTGGCGAAGGCGTCGTCGGTCTCCTGCGGCTGGTTCTCGTACAGCACGTCGTGGTAGGCGGTGAACTTGCCCGCGTCCTGGGCGCAGGCCGCCGCGTTGGCCGCCTTGCGGGAGCCGGAGCCGCCCATGTTGCCGTCGATGATCGTCGCGAGGTGGTACTGCACCTTCAGCTCGCCGGAGCCCGTCAGCTCATGGATCGTCGAGCGGTAGGCGTCCTCGAAGGACTTGCAGGCCGGGCAGCGGAAGTCCTCCCAGATCGTGAGCGTGGACTTGGCATCCGCCTTTCCGACCGGAATGGCGAGGTTGTCGTCGCCGTTGGCCCCCGAGGGCGCCACGACCGGTCCGTCCGCGGAGTCACCGGTGTCGTCCTTGCCCGCGTTGGCGGCGACCACTCCGATCACCGCCGCGAGGCCCAGGACACAGACCACGCTGGCACCCACGATCAGCGTCCGCCGTCGCTTCTCCGCGGTCTTCTGCTTCTCTCGCTCGACCGCCAGCCGCTCGCGGGCGGTGCGCTTTCCCTCACGGTTCTTCTCGCTCACACCCGCAGAACGAACCGGGGAGGCGCACCGCGCCTCCCCGGTCCCAGGTCCACCCGTTCGAGTGACCTGTACGACATGTCCCGACTACGGCCGGGATCCACGAGCGGTTCTACGCCTGCCCGCGTACGCCCTTCGCCAGCTCACCGGCGAGCTCGCGGACGGCCTCGACGCCGGCCTTGTCGTCCGGCGCGTCCAGCATCCGCTTCACGAACGCCGAGCCGACGATCACCCCGTCCGCGAAGCCGGCCACCTCGGCGGCCTGTGCGGCGTCGGAGACCCCGAGCCCGACACAGACGGCCAGGTCGCTGCCGGTGGCACGGATGCGCTCGACCAGCTCCTGCGCCTGCGCGCCCACCGACGCACGGGTGCCGGTGACGCCCATGAGCGAGGCGGCGTACACGAACCCGCTGCCCGCCGCGGTGATCTCGGCGAGCCGCGCGTCCTTGCTGCTGGGCGCGACCACGAAGACCGTGGCGAGCCCGTGCTTCTGCGCGTGCTCCCTCCACAGCGCCGACTCCTGCACGGGCAGGTCGGGCAGGATGCACCCGGCCCCACCCGCCTCGGCGAGCTCGGCGGTGAAGCGCTCGACGCCGTAGCGGTCGATCGGGTTCCAGTACGTCATCACGAGCACCGGCTTCCCGGTCGCCTCGTAGGCCTCGCGCACGGTCCGCATGACGTCGGCGATCTTGACGCCGCCGCGCAGGGCGATGTCGTCGGCGGTCTGGATGACCGGGCCGTCCAGGACGGGGTCGCTGTGCGGCAGACCCACCTCGACGACATCGGCACCGCCGTCGAAGGCCGCCTTGACCGCCTCGATGCCGCCGTCCACGGTCGGGAACCCGGCCGGGAGGTAGGCGATGAGGGCGGAGCGCCCCTCGGCCTTGGCACCGGCGAGGGTGTCGGTCAGCAGCTGGATGTTCCCGCTCACTTGGCGTCCCCCTCGATCTCGGCGGTGTCGGCGGCGTTCGCCGCGACCTCGGCGTCGGTGTCGTACAGGCCGAAGTAGCGCGCGGCCGTGTCCATGTCCTTGTCGCCGCGCCCGGACAGGTTGACGATGATCAGCCCGTCCTTGCCCAGCTCCTTGCCGACCTCCAGGGCGCCGGCCAGCGCGTGGGCGCTCTCGATGGCCGGGATGATGCCCTCGGTGCGCGACAGCAGGCGCAGGGCCTGCATCGCCGCGTCGTCGGTGACCGCGCGGTACTCGCCGCGGCCGCTGTCCTTGAGGTAGGAGTGCTCGGGGCCGATGCCCGGGTAGTCCAGACCGGCCGAGATCGAGTACGGCTCGGTGATCTGGCCCTCCTCGTCCTGGAGGACGTAGGAGCGCGAACCGTGCAGGATGCCGGGCTCGCCCGCGGTCAGGGTCGCCGCGTGCTCGCCGGTCTCCACGCCGTGCCCGGCGGGCTCGCAGCCGATGAGGCGTACGTCCGCGTCCGGGATGAAGGCGTGGAAGAGCCCGATGGCGTTGGAGCCGCCGCCGACGCAGGCGACGGCCGCGTCGGGGAGCCGGCCGGCCCGCTCCAGGATCTGACGGCGGGCCTCGACGCCGATGACCCGGTGGAAGTCACGGACCATGGCCGGGAAGGGGTGCGGTCCCGCGACCGTGCCGAAGAGGTAGTGCGTGCGGTCGACGTTGGCGACCCAGTCGCGGAACGCCTCGTTGATCGCGTCCTTGAGGGTGCGCGATCCCGACTTCACGGCGATGACCTCGGCGCCGAGCATGCGCATCCGGGCCACGTTGAGGGCCTGGCGCTGGGTGTCGATCTCACCCATGTAGATCGTGCACTCGAGGCCGAACAGGGCGCAGGCCGTCGCCGTCGCCACGCCGTGCTGACCGGCGCCGGTCTCGGCGATGACCCGGGTCTTGCCCATGCGCTTGGTGAGCAGGGCCTGGCCGAGCACGTTGTTGATCTTGTGCGAGCCGGTGTGGTTGAGGTCTTCCCGCTTCAGGAAGATCCGTGCGCCACCCGCCTCCGCGGCGAAACGGGGGACCTCGGTCAGCGACGACGGGCGGCCCGTGTAGTTGAGCAGCAGGTCGTCGAGTTCGCGGGCGAACTCGGGGTCGTGCTTGGCCTTGTCGTACTCGACGGCGACCTCGTCCACAGCGGCGACGAGGGCCTCCGGGATGAACTTGCCGCCGAACGCGCCGAAGTAGCCTTCGGCGCTGGGGACCTGACCCTCGGGGTCGGGGATGAAGAACTCGCTGGGCATGCGGAAACCTCACGGTGAGTGCGTGAAAAGGACACTATTCGCCGTGGGGGCGGGGATGTGTTCGTTGGCAGCGGGCCGTTAGTGGCTGGTCGCGCAGTTCCCCGCGCCCCTGAAGGGGCGCTGCCATCGCCGTCCGTTTACTTGCCCGGGTTCGTCTCCGATGACGTAACGCACACGCCTGCCGTGCACCCTGCGTGCGGGCGCGCGGCAGCCACGGGGGCGGCAGCCGCGCGCGAGGCGGGCGTACCTGTCCGTGGCTGTCATGGTGAGCGTCATCGTCGGCAAGCCTATCGAATGATCAGCTGCGTCCGTGCCGCAATGCCGGGTGTTCGCCCGCCGCGACCAGGTCCGAGACCGCGGACTTCGGGTCCTTGCCGGTGACCAGGGACTCGCCGACCAGGACCGCGTCGGCGCCGGCGTTGGCGTAGGCGATGAGGTCGTGGGGGCCGCGGACGCCGGACTCGGCGATCTTGACGATGTGGTCCGGGATCTCGGGGGCGACGCGCTCGAAGGTGCCGCGGTCGACCTCGAGGGTCTTGAGGTTGCGGGCGTTGACGCCGATGACCTTGGCGCCCGCGTCCACCGCGCGCTCGACCTCGTCCTCGTCGTGGACCTCGACGATCGGGGTGAGTCCGATGGACACCGCGCGCTCGATCAGGGACTCCAGGGCGGGCTGGTCGAGGGCCGCCACGATCAGCAGGGCGAGGTCGGCGCCGTACGCGCGGGCCTCCCACAGCTGGTACGACGTGACGATGAAGTCCTTGCGCAGGACCGGGATGTCCACGCGCGCGCGGACGGCCTCGAGGTCGGCCAGCGAGCCGCCGAAGCGGCGCTGTTCGGTGAGGACGGAGATGACGGCCGCGCCGCCCGCCTCGTAGTCCGCGGCGAGCCCGGCCGGGTCGGCGATCGCGGCCAGCGCGCCCTTGGAGGGGCTGGAGCGCTTGACCTCGCAGATGACCTTGACGCCGTCGCCGCGCAGTGCGGCCACGCCGTCCTTGGCCGCGGAAGCCTTCGCCGCGCGCTCCTTGAGCTCGTCGAGGCTGACGCGCGCCTGCCGCTCCGCGAGGTCGGCACGGACTCCGTCGATGATCTCGTCGAGCACACTCACGCGAGCGGCCCCCTTCCAGACGGTTGACAGTTCCAGCGACCAGAGAAAAGAGGTGGTCACTGCGATGGTATCCGGAGGAAGGCGTAGGCCTCGCATCCGGTTGACGCCGGTCCCACTACCTGGACGTTCGCCAATTGATCAAGGGTGCAGCCAGCCACCGAACGGCAGGTTCCGGACAACCGTGAAGACCAGCAGCAATGCGCCGACGGCCCACAGGTGCACGGGCCCGAGATCGAGCCGCAGCGGTCGCCCGCGCGCGGCACGGACCACCCAGACGGTCCACAGCACGGCGAAGCCCAGATAGCCGAGCACGGCGGGCGCGTTGGCCTGGAGCGCGGTCAAAAAGTCCCCGTGGGCGAACGCGTGCGCGCTGCGCAGTCCCCCGCAGCCGGGGCAGTACAGGCCCGTCAGCCGCAGCAGCGGACAGACGGGGTAGTGGCCCGGCTCGTTGGGGTCCACGGCGGCGACGTACGCGAAGGCCCCCGCGACGGCCGCGAGGACCCCCGCGGGCACGGCCAGCCGTCCCGCCCTCGCCGCGTACGGCGTCACCCTGTGGCTGTCGGCGTTCACGCCTCGCATTGTGCCTCGCCCGGGCCCGGACACGCGTGAGGGGCGGCACGGGGCCGCCCCTCGGGACGTCGTACGTGACTGCCGTACGGCTATCAGCTCTCGCTCTGCGCCGAGGTCACGAGCGGCTTGTGCGCGTCCTTCGGCATGCCCAGACCCATGGCGCTCATGATCCAGCCGATGATGCCGCCGGCGACCACGATCACCATGCCCGCCCAGAATCCCAGCGGCTCGGCCAGCACCATGAAGGCGCCCGCGACGCAGAAACCGATGAAGGCGATAGTGACACCGGTCCAGGCGGCCGGGGTGTGACCGTGGCTGCTGCCCGCCATGACTTGCTCCTCGTTGCTGTAAACGTGTCTGAGCCGGACGCTCAGGGCCATTGTTCCGCACGCACGCGTGCGAAGTGATCGGGGGTGGTCCAACCAACCTAAGGGGCGCGGGGAACCACGCGACAAGCCACGACGGCACCGCGGCCTCCTGACGGCCGAACGCGGCACCTCCCGGGGAGCGCCTACGCGCCCGTGGGGTCTTCCCCTCGGTCCAGGGCCTTCCACATCTCCTCGGGCCGGTCGGGGTCGGCCGCCTTCGGCCTGCGAACCGGACGCGGTGCACCACTGCGCTCGTACCGACCGGACATCGCGGGCCACAGCCGCCCGTACCGCAGCGCGAGCAACCCGGCCAGCAGAATCAGCGCCCCGCCGGCGGCGGCGACATACGGCCAGGCGGTATGGCTCAGTGCGTCGACCGTCGCGGACGCGTCGCCGGAGGCCTTCGCGGCCTGCTCGTCGAGCGCGGACGAGTCGTCGACACCGAGGAGCGCCGCCGCGATGATCCCGGCGCCGGAGAGCGCGAGCAGCGCGGCGACCGCGAAACGGCCGGCCTTGCGGACGGCGAAGACGGCGACGAGCGCGGCGAGGCCCACTATGGCGAGGGCCGCGGGCACGCCCGTGACGTCGCTGCCCTTGGCGGTCAGCGGGAAGTCGCCGCCGGCGACGGTCGCGGTGCCCTCCGACCACTGCTGACGGGTCGCGAGCAGCGCCACGGCCGCGCCGAGCGCGCCGGAGAG
Above is a window of Streptomyces sp. NBC_00490 DNA encoding:
- a CDS encoding ADP-ribosylglycohydrolase family protein, translating into MGVQGAEPPGGGVEGAAAPGGRERVGAAGANASVNDPTTGPRRIEGLLLGLAAGDAAGWPAARHRAARMPDWTRRLTRELDTFAEQNATTTLPVPIALNQPPEPLRLGPSDDAEWAAFAAEALLRAGDDTALGDLSRERRARAAIDLTWNALASEVAAAANRAPEIESAVLPMRARISVRAGLGNLATGLRPPATGHDNPHYFDDAACIRACVLAAAHPGDPRLAADLAEFDARYTQDGDGVHGARAMAAALSLALTGADIHTCTAAALTELPEGTEIGRNARHALKLAHDAESAFALIPLLEHQIVDHVYSYGIAAAETVPVALALATAADGRITEAVPAAACLSRVADSAPALTGALTGALGGGEAIPATWRDACRTLSGCALPRLTGTDLVELAELLEATQPATPGG
- a CDS encoding ADP-ribosylglycohydrolase family protein; the protein is MTPKQSETSLEDRITGALVGAAVGDALGGPVEGYSPDQILERHAGRVHGIVGPWNGDAWRTARPIAPYHKGDGHVTDDTLMTHALVRVYAKVRDHLDAYAIADHLVPDLMTTPRWIPELEQEALLLHRVFLAEKWLVTRLHYGHVDPREAGVGNIVNCGAAMYMAPVGLVNAADPRAAYAEALDIAGAHQSSYGREAAGVFAAAVAAACAPDATPESVVTACLSLAKDGTRTAILKVCEAAQDHTDVESALKPLREAVAPYDTVGPDYRAPSLGARRPSRLHAIEELPVALGMVLVAGGDYRRAVLGAVNYGRDCDSTATMAGAIAGALGSPPPDDWAKQVAEASRLDLWDPATTLTEVTREIFERDVRRRRAHESAFTAIEGPRCSD
- a CDS encoding ADP-ribosylglycohydrolase family protein: MLRLTWVQPEDLLGHELRQAALDGREASVIAARWRAAGGEQAPLRAGASPEPPSRYLRQLAKDLLDELADLPSRLEEHEPTDLAKIRRLCPDWPSGTDAVPLVPCSRYEAAWLGRAIGCLLGKPVEKLPLEAVRDLARSTGNWPLNSYFTARGVPSDLLRAHPWNRRSALTSLAENIDGMPEDDDLNYPLLNLLLLQRHGRDFTPTDVAGLWLDELPAGRTFTAERIAYRNLLLGLNPPHTARHRNPFREWIGALIRADVHGWTNPGDPAAAAAQAHRDATLTHTANGVYAAMFTAATIATATTGGHDIHSCLRSGLTVIPPASRLSRAVHHAIGLARQTDDFDEVVDELHATYADTHHWVHAIPNTALIAAALTHADGDFTGSICRAVSGGWDTDSNGATAGSIAGLLTGAPDRLPDRWTTPLKNRLATSVADFDGTGFDALAHLTRLEASRP
- the rbsK gene encoding ribokinase, which produces MTHIAVLGSTNMDLVAYVAKAPQRGETVTGREFRTIPGGKGANQAIAAARAGATVSMIGAVGNDAYGTQLRSTLEHSGVDTDHLRTVEGPSGTAHIVVDDEGGNAIVVIPAANGTVDHLAPGDDGLIASADALLLQLEIPLAAAIAGAEAARAHRVRTILTPAPAQPLPIELLAATDLLIPNEHEASTLTGRTDPHAAAIALLDEVPEVVVTLGSAGSLYVSRYAEPFSVPAPQVAAVDSTGAGDTFAGALAVALGEGRPMREALKWAAAAAAISVQRAGASVSMPYRPEIDKQCTA
- a CDS encoding CaiB/BaiF CoA transferase family protein, with product MKVPRGSAPLTGLRVLDLATLFAGPGAATMLGDFGAEVIKVEHPSKPDPSRGHGPSKDGIGLWWKVLGRNKRTITLDLSRPGGRATLLRLAATADVVIENFRPGTLEKWDLGWDELSAANPRLILTRVTAFGQFGPYAHRPGFGTLAEAMSGFAAITGEPDAPPTLPPFGLADSIAGLATAYAVMTALAARERTGEGQVVDMAIIEPILMALGPQPTWYDQLDYVQERSGNRSANNAPRNTYRTADGSWVAVSTSAQSVAERVLRLVGREDLTAEPWFATGADRARHADVLDEAVGGWIAERTRTEVLAAFEKAEAAVAPIQDIRDVMTDPQYEALDTITTVADPELGPLRMQNVLFRLSDTPGAIRWTGRPHGADTQEVLAELGLSEGELARLREEGAV